GGCGAACGCGTAGGGCAGGCCGTACGCGGCGGCGAGCCGGGCACCGAACATCGACGAGCCGAGAATGTACAGCGGCACGTACGTCCCGGCGCCGGGTGTGGCCCGGACACCGGCGACCCGCGACTCCTCGCCCAGGTAGCCCTGCAGCTCCAGGACGTCCTGCGGGAAGCTCTCGGCGGACATCGGGTCGCGGCGCATCGCCCGCATCGTCACCTGGTCGCTGCCGGGCGCGCGGCCCAGGCCCAGGTCGATGCGCCCGGGGTAGAGCGAGGCCAGGGTGCCGAACTGCTCGGCGATCGTCAGCGGGGCGTGGTTGGGCAGCATGATGCCGCCCGCGCCGAGGCGGATCGTCGAGGTCTGGCCGGCGATGTGGCCGATCAGCAGGCTCGTGGCGCTGGACGCGATCCGGGCCATGTTGTGGTGCTCGGCGTACCAGACCCGCTCGTAGCCGTACTTCTCGGCCGCACGCGCCAGGGCGACGGAGTTCTCGAAGGCCTGCGCCACGGTGCCGCCGGGCGCGATCGGCGCGAGGTCCAGGATCGAGAGGCGCGGCTCGGCCGAAAAGGTGCTCGTCATGGGACCTACCAACATCGGGTTCCGCCGGATCGTTCCCGCCGGTGCGGCAGGCCACATCTAGTCAGCTAGGTTCCTAGGATGCTCTAGCGGGTGTGACGGCCGCTGCGACGGCGCCGGGGAGTCACCGGGGACGAGCTGCCAGAGCGGTTTCAGCGACGGGCGAGGAGCAGCCAGTAGTGCAGGTTGTCGCCCGGACTCCGATGCTCGGTGGCCAGCTCGACCGTCTCCACGTCGAAACCGGCGGCCCGCAGATCGCGCCGCACCGCGTGCGGCGGGGTGGTCCGGTAGTACATGACGAAGGGCGGGGCCACCACCGTGTTGCGGACGACCATGGCCAGGTCCAGCCCGAGCGTCGCCCAGTAGACGCTGCCGGCCCGGGACGGCAGGTCGCCGATCGCG
This window of the Actinoplanes oblitus genome carries:
- a CDS encoding LLM class flavin-dependent oxidoreductase, giving the protein MTSTFSAEPRLSILDLAPIAPGGTVAQAFENSVALARAAEKYGYERVWYAEHHNMARIASSATSLLIGHIAGQTSTIRLGAGGIMLPNHAPLTIAEQFGTLASLYPGRIDLGLGRAPGSDQVTMRAMRRDPMSAESFPQDVLELQGYLGEESRVAGVRATPGAGTYVPLYILGSSMFGARLAAAYGLPYAFASHFSPGLLHQAVAAYRAEFRPSAQLAEPYVIAGVNVVAAASTESARQQFETTRRTIVRGLITRSTGPADYSDEEIDEFLTTPNGRQLASMLTYAAVGTPDEVAAYLTAFAEEARADELILAHQSTLIEDRVESVRLTAGAVLGARV